From Leifsonia sp. fls2-241-R2A-40a, one genomic window encodes:
- a CDS encoding GuaB1 family IMP dehydrogenase-related protein, which yields MQFYATSPRHDLTYSDVFLVPSRSNVTSRLDVSLAPNDGTGATIPIVSANMNSVTGKRLAATLARRGGLGVLPQDMHLQDLDDAIRWVKAQPVAFDTPYEARPEESVADVLRRIPAVEGHGIVVNDADGKFLGCLAAVQLGSALADARISDLLHGALTSLQAEDLTDGRAAFQVMDAAGIDFAPVLDHGRVVGTLSKRSALRSTIYTPALDANGRLRVAAAVGINGDVAGKAKALAAAGVDVLVVDTAHGDQDGMLRAIHTVKQLNLGLPIVAGNVVTEQAVRDLVSAGADILKVGVGPGAMCTTRMMTAVGRPQFSAVLETSAAARELGAHVWADGGVRYPRDVALALAAGGASVMIGSWFAGTIEAPGVLDRDANGGLYKESWGMASTKAVKGRFERLDAYELARKELFAEGISSSRIYLDPLRPSVEDLLDMITTGLRSSFTYAGARTLAEFHQRALVGIQSAAGYEEGKALPVSW from the coding sequence ATGCAGTTCTATGCCACGTCGCCGCGCCACGACCTCACCTACTCCGACGTGTTCCTCGTGCCATCGCGCTCGAACGTCACCAGCCGCCTGGATGTGTCCCTCGCGCCGAACGACGGCACAGGAGCGACCATCCCGATCGTGTCGGCGAACATGAACTCGGTGACCGGGAAGCGCCTCGCCGCGACCCTGGCGCGCCGCGGCGGCCTGGGCGTCCTGCCGCAGGACATGCACCTGCAGGACCTCGACGACGCGATCCGCTGGGTCAAGGCCCAGCCGGTCGCCTTCGACACTCCCTACGAGGCACGCCCGGAGGAGAGCGTGGCCGATGTGCTGCGCCGGATCCCGGCCGTCGAGGGCCACGGGATCGTCGTGAACGACGCGGACGGGAAGTTCCTCGGCTGCCTCGCCGCCGTCCAGCTGGGGTCCGCTCTTGCCGACGCGCGGATCTCGGACCTGCTGCACGGAGCGCTCACCTCGCTGCAGGCGGAGGACCTCACCGATGGCCGCGCCGCGTTCCAGGTGATGGATGCGGCGGGCATCGACTTCGCGCCGGTCCTCGACCACGGGCGTGTCGTCGGCACGCTCTCCAAGCGCAGCGCGCTGCGCTCCACGATCTATACCCCGGCGCTCGACGCGAACGGCCGCCTGCGCGTTGCGGCGGCGGTCGGCATCAATGGCGATGTCGCAGGCAAGGCCAAGGCCCTCGCGGCGGCCGGTGTCGACGTGCTCGTCGTGGACACGGCGCACGGCGACCAGGACGGCATGCTCCGCGCCATCCACACCGTCAAGCAGCTGAACCTCGGGCTGCCGATCGTCGCGGGCAACGTCGTCACCGAGCAGGCCGTGCGCGACCTGGTCTCGGCGGGTGCCGACATCCTCAAGGTGGGCGTCGGACCGGGCGCCATGTGCACCACGCGCATGATGACGGCGGTCGGCCGCCCGCAGTTCTCGGCGGTGCTCGAGACCAGCGCCGCCGCGCGCGAGCTCGGCGCCCACGTCTGGGCCGACGGCGGCGTGCGGTACCCGCGCGACGTCGCGCTGGCGCTCGCCGCGGGCGGAGCGTCCGTCATGATCGGCTCCTGGTTCGCCGGCACCATCGAGGCTCCGGGCGTGCTCGACCGGGATGCGAACGGCGGCCTCTACAAGGAGAGCTGGGGCATGGCCTCCACCAAGGCGGTAAAGGGACGCTTCGAGCGTCTCGACGCGTACGAGCTCGCCCGCAAGGAACTGTTCGCCGAGGGCATCTCCAGCTCGCGCATCTACCTGGACCCGCTGCGCCCCTCCGTCGAGGATCTGCTCGACATGATCACGACCGGTCTGCGCAGCTCGTTCACCTACGCCGGGGCGCGGACGCTGGCCGAGTTCCACCAGCGCGCGCTGGTCGGCATCCAGTCGGCGGCCGGCTACGAGGAGGGCAAGGCCCTGCCCGTCAGCTGGTAG
- a CDS encoding helix-turn-helix domain-containing protein, producing MPRTLSTADDRREAVLDSAISVFARSGYLGTPIAAIASHADISPAYVFKLFPSKESLFVAALERCFERIESALENGARAADGGTPAEVLDAMGDAYAELIADRSLLMLQVHAQSASDVAVIREALRQGLARITRFATTRSGADGDAVQHFIAYGQLCHLIVTAGLEDVPEAWARALTVGIRHP from the coding sequence ATGCCACGAACGCTCTCCACCGCAGACGACCGCCGCGAAGCGGTGCTCGACAGCGCCATCTCCGTCTTCGCACGGAGCGGCTACCTCGGCACGCCGATCGCAGCGATCGCCTCCCACGCGGACATCTCCCCCGCCTACGTGTTCAAGCTCTTCCCGAGCAAGGAGAGCCTGTTCGTGGCGGCCCTCGAGCGCTGCTTCGAGCGCATCGAGAGCGCGCTGGAGAACGGAGCGCGCGCCGCCGACGGCGGAACACCGGCCGAGGTGCTCGACGCCATGGGCGACGCGTACGCCGAGCTCATCGCGGACCGCTCGCTGCTGATGCTCCAGGTGCACGCGCAGTCCGCCTCCGACGTCGCCGTCATCCGCGAGGCGCTACGCCAGGGCCTCGCCCGCATCACGCGTTTCGCCACCACGCGCTCCGGCGCCGACGGCGACGCGGTCCAGCACTTCATCGCCTACGGCCAGCTGTGCCACCTCATCGTCACAGCCGGACTCGAGGACGTGCCCGAGGCCTGGGCGCGCGCACTGACCGTGGGCATCCGGCACCCCTGA
- a CDS encoding DHA2 family efflux MFS transporter permease subunit, translated as MNASAATAARPSIAPPAPRSSHRWWALAVLALAQFLVVLDASIVNIALPTVGTALGLDTAALAWVVTAYVLPFGGLLLLGGRLADRFGHRRVFLIGVAGFALASLAAGLSVDGTMLLAARAVQGAFAALLAPASLALLTQLFPDGAARGKALGLWGAVAGMGSAAGVLLGGVLTASFGWPAVFFVNLPVGILVLVAIPLLITRDRTSGGERMDAAGAATATLGLAAAVAALSEGGTLGWTSPIVLGLGSAALALLAAFVLVERRASHPLLPFSFFRNRDALAGNLVMLLVGGSTVALFFALSVYLQEVLHLDALAAGLSQLPLAIALIGIAGVVPAVVAKAGLRSTLAGALVVLGAGVVWLALAGSTGFVAGFLLPSVVIGLGLGATFVTATQLAVRGVSESESGLASGLVNTAQQIGGALGLAILGGIAAAQTSALLAAGSGATAATSGGFLLLFLGVAVLAITGAGVTALVRSR; from the coding sequence ATGAACGCCTCAGCCGCAACCGCAGCCCGCCCCTCGATCGCACCGCCCGCACCGCGCAGCTCCCACCGCTGGTGGGCTCTCGCCGTGCTGGCCCTGGCCCAGTTCCTGGTGGTCCTCGACGCCTCCATCGTCAACATCGCGCTGCCGACCGTCGGCACAGCGCTCGGCCTGGACACGGCCGCTCTGGCATGGGTGGTCACCGCGTACGTCCTCCCGTTCGGCGGCCTCCTCCTGCTCGGCGGCCGTCTCGCCGACCGCTTCGGACACCGTCGCGTCTTCCTCATCGGGGTCGCCGGCTTCGCCCTCGCCTCTCTCGCCGCCGGCCTCTCCGTCGACGGGACGATGCTGCTCGCGGCCCGCGCCGTCCAGGGCGCCTTCGCCGCCCTGCTCGCGCCGGCCTCGCTCGCACTGCTGACGCAGCTCTTCCCGGACGGCGCCGCGCGCGGCAAGGCGCTGGGCCTCTGGGGAGCCGTCGCCGGGATGGGCAGCGCCGCCGGCGTGCTCCTCGGCGGCGTGCTGACGGCGAGCTTCGGCTGGCCCGCGGTGTTCTTCGTCAACCTGCCGGTCGGCATCCTGGTGCTCGTCGCCATCCCGCTCCTCATCACCCGTGACCGCACCTCCGGCGGCGAGCGGATGGATGCGGCCGGTGCCGCCACGGCCACCCTCGGCCTGGCCGCAGCGGTCGCCGCGCTGAGCGAGGGCGGCACTCTCGGCTGGACCAGCCCGATCGTCCTCGGCCTCGGTTCCGCGGCCCTCGCGCTGCTCGCCGCTTTCGTGCTCGTCGAGCGCCGCGCATCCCACCCGCTGCTGCCGTTCTCCTTCTTCCGCAACCGCGACGCCCTGGCCGGGAACCTCGTGATGCTGCTCGTCGGCGGCTCGACGGTCGCCCTGTTCTTCGCCCTGTCGGTCTACCTGCAGGAGGTGCTGCACCTCGACGCCCTCGCGGCCGGCCTGAGCCAGCTGCCGTTGGCGATCGCCCTCATCGGCATCGCGGGCGTAGTTCCCGCGGTCGTGGCCAAGGCGGGACTGCGCTCGACCCTCGCGGGCGCTCTGGTGGTGCTGGGGGCGGGAGTCGTCTGGCTGGCACTGGCCGGATCCACCGGGTTCGTCGCGGGCTTCCTGCTCCCGAGCGTCGTCATCGGCCTGGGTCTCGGCGCCACGTTTGTGACCGCCACGCAGCTCGCCGTCCGCGGCGTCTCCGAGTCCGAGTCGGGGCTGGCCAGCGGCCTGGTCAACACGGCGCAGCAGATCGGCGGCGCCCTGGGTCTGGCCATCCTCGGCGGCATCGCCGCCGCGCAGACCTCCGCGCTGCTCGCGGCGGGCAGCGGCGCGACCGCCGCGACCTCGGGCGGGTTCCTGCTCCTCTTCCTCGGGGTCGCCGTTCTGGCGATCACGGGAGCCGGCGTGACCGCCCTGGTCCGCTCGCGCTGA
- a CDS encoding hemolysin family protein, which translates to MSDWAGIAWLVVLLAVNAFFVGAEFAVISARRSQIEPLAERGKRSAKTALFAMEHATLMLATTQLGITVCSLLILNVSEPAIHHLLEVPLHATGWSEEVIGTIAFIVALVVVSFLHVVFGEMVPKNISFSMPDKAALLLAPPLVGIGRAVRPIIVALNASANAVLRLFGVEPKDEAASTFTLDEVATIVSQSTREGLLTDRTGALTAAFEFTSKKVRDVAVALDALVTLPASPTPADVEKAVAKHGFSRYVVPDADGEPTGYLHLKDVLDLEETGFELPVPAKRIRRLVTVFAGSDLEDALATMRRSGSHLARVVDGEGSTAGVLFLEDIIEELVGEVQDATRRN; encoded by the coding sequence ATGAGTGACTGGGCCGGAATCGCCTGGCTGGTCGTGCTCCTGGCCGTCAACGCCTTCTTCGTCGGCGCCGAGTTCGCCGTCATCTCCGCACGTCGCTCGCAGATCGAGCCGCTCGCCGAGCGCGGCAAGCGCAGCGCCAAGACGGCCCTGTTCGCGATGGAGCACGCCACCCTGATGCTGGCGACCACCCAGCTCGGCATCACCGTCTGCTCGCTGCTGATCCTGAACGTGTCCGAGCCGGCGATCCACCACCTCCTGGAGGTGCCGCTGCACGCGACGGGATGGTCGGAGGAGGTCATCGGCACGATCGCGTTCATCGTCGCGCTGGTCGTCGTCTCGTTCCTGCACGTCGTGTTCGGCGAGATGGTGCCGAAGAACATCTCGTTCTCGATGCCCGACAAGGCGGCGCTGCTGCTCGCCCCTCCCCTGGTCGGCATCGGCCGGGCGGTTCGCCCGATCATCGTGGCGCTGAACGCGAGCGCGAACGCCGTGCTGCGGCTGTTCGGCGTGGAGCCGAAGGACGAAGCGGCCAGCACCTTCACCCTCGACGAGGTGGCGACGATCGTGTCGCAGTCCACCCGCGAGGGCCTGCTGACCGACCGCACCGGCGCGCTGACGGCCGCGTTCGAGTTCACGTCGAAGAAGGTCCGGGATGTGGCGGTCGCCCTGGACGCGCTGGTCACCCTCCCCGCCTCCCCGACGCCCGCGGACGTCGAGAAGGCCGTCGCCAAGCACGGCTTCTCGCGCTACGTCGTCCCGGACGCCGACGGCGAGCCGACCGGCTACCTGCACCTCAAGGACGTGCTGGACCTCGAGGAGACCGGCTTCGAGCTCCCCGTCCCGGCCAAGCGCATCCGCCGCCTGGTGACCGTGTTCGCCGGCAGTGACCTGGAGGACGCGCTGGCGACCATGCGCCGCTCCGGCAGTCACCTCGCCCGGGTCGTCGACGGCGAGGGATCGACCGCCGGCGTGCTGTTCCTCGAGGACATCATCGAGGAGCTCGTCGGCGAGGTCCAGGACGCGACCCGGCGCAACTGA
- a CDS encoding NADH:flavin oxidoreductase/NADH oxidase has translation MPSLFDPLTLRGVTARNRIWTSPMCQYSVLDQSGIPNTWHLVHLGGFAAGGSGIVFTEATAVNAEGRISPQDTGIWTDEQRDAWKPIAAFIESQGAVPAIQLAHAGRKASTWAAWGFEGRTGTVPASEGGWRTVAPSALAFDGYDVPEELDAAGIDRIVDDFRSATRRSLEAGFRVIELHAAHGYLLHQFLSPISNQRTDEYGGSLENRARLLLRIVSAAREEAPEAPLFVRFSASDWTEGGWDEHQTATVAAWAQDAGADFFDISSGGIQAGIRIPLEPGYQVPFAHHVRSTSDVDVSAVGLITTPQQAAEIVESGQADAVMLARELLRDPHFPLRAAHELGVDVDYWPPQYLRARWRR, from the coding sequence ATGCCGTCTCTTTTCGACCCTCTGACCCTGCGCGGCGTGACCGCGCGCAACCGCATCTGGACCTCCCCCATGTGCCAGTACTCCGTGCTGGACCAGTCGGGCATCCCGAACACCTGGCACCTCGTCCACCTCGGCGGCTTCGCCGCGGGCGGCAGCGGGATCGTGTTCACCGAGGCGACAGCGGTCAACGCCGAGGGCCGGATCAGCCCGCAGGACACCGGCATCTGGACCGATGAGCAGCGCGACGCGTGGAAGCCGATCGCCGCGTTCATCGAGTCCCAGGGAGCCGTCCCCGCCATCCAGCTCGCCCACGCGGGCCGCAAGGCGTCCACGTGGGCCGCGTGGGGCTTCGAGGGCCGCACCGGCACTGTGCCCGCGTCCGAGGGCGGCTGGCGGACCGTCGCGCCGTCGGCGCTGGCCTTCGACGGTTACGACGTCCCGGAAGAGCTGGATGCCGCAGGCATCGACCGGATCGTCGACGACTTCCGCTCCGCCACGCGGCGTTCGCTGGAGGCGGGCTTCCGGGTGATCGAGCTCCACGCCGCGCACGGCTACCTGCTGCACCAGTTCCTCTCGCCGATCTCGAACCAGCGGACCGACGAGTACGGCGGTTCGCTCGAGAACCGTGCCCGGCTCCTCCTGCGCATCGTCTCCGCGGCGCGCGAGGAAGCGCCAGAGGCGCCCCTGTTCGTCCGCTTCTCGGCCAGCGACTGGACGGAGGGCGGCTGGGACGAGCACCAGACCGCGACCGTCGCCGCCTGGGCGCAGGATGCGGGAGCCGACTTCTTCGACATCTCCAGCGGCGGCATCCAGGCCGGGATCCGCATCCCGCTCGAGCCCGGCTACCAGGTGCCGTTCGCGCACCACGTGCGCAGCACGTCCGACGTCGACGTGAGCGCCGTCGGCCTCATCACGACGCCGCAGCAGGCCGCCGAGATCGTGGAGAGCGGGCAGGCGGATGCGGTGATGCTGGCGCGCGAACTGCTGCGCGACCCGCACTTCCCGCTGCGCGCCGCCCACGAACTCGGGGTCGACGTCGACTACTGGCCGCCGCAGTACCTCCGGGCCCGCTGGCGCCGCTGA
- a CDS encoding VOC family protein, whose product MLESCVTYSVLPASDLQRATAWYRDKLELEPEQTQDQGVLYGTGSEAKIFLYETPNAGTAQNTAMCWLVDDIEAALAHLRGRGVVFEDYDFPGLHTENGIAEDDMGRSAWFRDSEGNYLCLTQPA is encoded by the coding sequence ATGTTGGAGTCGTGTGTGACCTACTCCGTGCTTCCTGCCTCCGACCTGCAGCGGGCCACCGCGTGGTACCGCGACAAGCTGGAGCTCGAACCCGAGCAGACGCAAGACCAAGGAGTGCTGTACGGCACCGGATCGGAAGCGAAGATCTTTCTCTACGAGACGCCGAACGCCGGCACGGCGCAGAACACCGCGATGTGCTGGCTGGTCGACGACATCGAGGCCGCTCTGGCGCACCTGAGAGGCCGGGGAGTCGTGTTCGAGGACTACGACTTCCCCGGCCTGCACACCGAGAACGGCATCGCCGAGGATGACATGGGCCGGTCGGCCTGGTTCCGGGACAGTGAGGGGAACTACCTCTGCCTGACCCAGCCCGCCTGA
- a CDS encoding hemolysin family protein codes for MLGVGLLLTIGTGLFVASEFALVNLDRGDLEARRERGESRLTMTIAALKITSTHLSSAQLGITLTTLLTGYTMEPAISSLLHDPLTATGLPGGAVTVIATIIAITVATLLSMILGELVPKNFALALPLATARLVIPFQTVFTTVFRPFVAVLNGTANGFLRLLGIEPKEELSGARTADELSSLVRRSASAGVLEEDTATLLSRTLAFSSRTASDVMTPRPRIEAVQRTEPAQAVSDLARKTGYSRFPVIGDDIDDVLGVVHVKQAVAVPRQRRARVPASALMTDPLRVPETMGLDTLLGELRARGYQLAVVVDEYGGTSGIATLEDLVEEIVGEVADEHDRTRAGVIRGRDSITFPGILRPDELEERASVTVPEDGPYETVAGFVMNELGRLPKVGDEVPIDGGTLRVERLDGRRVDRIRYTPDPVAVTGDVNGEGVAHE; via the coding sequence ATGCTCGGCGTCGGCCTGCTGCTGACCATCGGCACCGGCCTGTTCGTCGCCAGCGAGTTCGCCCTGGTGAACCTCGACCGCGGCGATCTGGAGGCCCGGCGCGAGCGCGGCGAGTCGCGCCTGACGATGACGATCGCGGCGCTGAAGATCACGTCGACGCATCTCTCCAGCGCGCAGCTCGGCATCACCCTGACGACGCTGCTCACCGGTTACACGATGGAGCCGGCCATCAGTTCGCTCCTGCACGATCCGCTCACCGCCACCGGGCTCCCCGGAGGCGCGGTGACCGTGATCGCCACCATCATCGCCATCACGGTGGCGACGCTGCTGTCGATGATCCTGGGCGAGCTGGTGCCGAAGAACTTCGCACTGGCGCTGCCGCTGGCGACCGCGCGCCTCGTGATCCCGTTCCAGACCGTCTTCACCACGGTGTTCCGCCCGTTCGTCGCGGTGCTGAACGGCACGGCCAACGGGTTCCTGCGTCTGCTGGGCATCGAGCCGAAGGAGGAGCTGTCGGGCGCGCGCACGGCCGACGAGCTCTCCTCGCTGGTTCGCCGCTCCGCGAGCGCCGGCGTGCTCGAGGAGGACACGGCCACGCTGCTCAGCCGGACCCTCGCCTTCTCGTCCCGCACCGCCTCCGACGTCATGACTCCGCGACCCCGCATCGAGGCGGTGCAGCGCACCGAGCCCGCCCAGGCGGTCAGCGACCTCGCCCGGAAGACCGGGTACTCGCGCTTCCCCGTCATCGGCGACGACATCGACGACGTGCTGGGCGTGGTGCACGTGAAGCAGGCGGTCGCCGTGCCGCGGCAGCGCCGCGCGCGCGTGCCCGCCTCGGCGCTGATGACCGACCCGCTGCGCGTCCCGGAGACGATGGGCCTCGACACCCTGCTCGGCGAGCTGCGGGCGCGCGGGTACCAGCTGGCGGTGGTCGTCGACGAGTACGGCGGCACCTCGGGCATCGCCACCCTGGAGGATCTGGTCGAGGAGATCGTCGGCGAGGTCGCCGACGAGCACGACCGCACCCGCGCAGGCGTCATCCGTGGGCGCGACTCGATCACCTTCCCCGGCATCCTCCGCCCCGACGAGCTGGAGGAGCGCGCGAGCGTCACCGTGCCGGAGGACGGCCCCTACGAGACGGTCGCGGGCTTCGTGATGAACGAGCTGGGCCGCCTGCCCAAGGTCGGCGACGAGGTCCCGATCGACGGCGGCACGCTGCGGGTGGAGCGGCTGGACGGCCGCCGGGTCGACCGCATCCGCTACACGCCGGACCCTGTCGCCGTCACCGGCGACGTGAACGGCGAGGGGGTCGCTCATGAGTGA